The Scyliorhinus canicula chromosome 21, sScyCan1.1, whole genome shotgun sequence region tccagccccgacacccatccctatctctgtaacctcctccagcccctacacccctccctatctctgtaacctcctccagcccctccacccctccctatctctgtaacctcctccagtccctccacccctccctatctctgtaacctcctccagcccctacaccctccctatctctgtaacctcctccagcccctacacccctccctatctctgtaacctcctccagcccctacaccctccctatctctgtaacctcctccagcccctacaccccctccctatctctgtaacctcctccagtccctacaccactccctatctctgtaacctcctccagccctacacccctccctatctctgtaacctcctccagcccctacacccctccctatctctgtaaccccctccagcccctacacccctccctatctctgtaacctcctccagcccctacacccctccctatctctgtaacctcctccagcccctacaccccctccctatctctgtaacctcctccagcccctacacccctccctatctctgtaacctcctccagcccctacacccatccctatctctgtaacctcctccagcccctacacccctccctatctctgtaacctcctccagcccctacacccctccctatctctgtaacctcctccagcccctacaccccctccctatctctgtaacctcctccagcccctacacccctccctatctctgtaacctcctccagcccctacacccctccctatctctgtaacctcctccagccccgacaaccctccctatctctgtaaccacctccagcccctacaccccttccctacctctgtaacctcctccagcccctacacccctccctatctctgtaacctcctccatccctacacccctccctatctctgtaacctcctccagcccctccctacacccctccctatctctgtaacctcctccagcccctacacccctccctatctctgtaacctcctccagctgctacacccctccctatctctgtaacctcctccagcccctacacccctccctatctctgtaacctcctccagccccaacacccctccctatctctgtaacctcctccagcccctacacccctccctatctctgtaacctcctccagcccctacaccccctccctatccctgtaacctcctccagcccctacacccctccctatctctgtaaccccctccagcccctacaccccctccctatctctgtaacctcctccagcccctacacccctccctatctctgtaacctcctccagccccctacacccctccctatctctgtaacctcctccagcccctacaccccctccctatctctgtaacctcctccagttcctacgaccctccgagatctctgcgctCCCCCAATTCCAGCCTCTCGAGCATTCCCAATTTCCCAccgctccaccattggcggccgtgcctGAGTCCCGCCCTCCGGAATTCTCTCCCTTCGCCTCTCGGTTtctgtctcgcgctctctctcacaccctctgtctccctccataCCCCCTTCTCCCTGTCCTCTCTATCCACACAGCCTCTCTATCTCTACCACCagtctcccccacactcccctgaatcccgtccctccctccctccctctctatctgatccctctgtctctcacccccactcgcttcccaactcatacagagtgggcagcacggtagcatggtggttagcatcaatgcttcacagctccagggtcccaggttcgattcccggctgggtcactgtctgtgcaggagtctgcacgtcctccccgtgtgtgcgtgggtttcctccgggtgctccggtttcctcccacagtccaaagatgtgcgggttaggtggattggccatgctaaaattgcccgtagtgttctaaaagttctaaaaagtaaggttgggggggggggggttgttgggttacgggtatagggtagatacgtgggtttgagtagggtgatcattgctcggcacaacatcgagggccgaagggcctgttctgtgctgtactgttctatctctctgtctctctctctctcttccgacGTGATCTGTgtcacctatctatgtcctgtctACGTTGAGATATgtaagtggggcggggggggggggggggaggcgcatcCCAGCGCCTGGCCGATCCAAGCAAACCGCCCGCTCCGCGTAACAGGCAGAGTGGAGACAGGACTCCAGCGGCGCGAGTTGGCAAAGCCCAGAACGTTACGTCTAACATGCGATGTGATTTCgccattgggcagcacttgctgaacaatcctgggtgcgctgccagctcaACGAGCACCCCAGTCTAAGGTAATGAGCCGAGCTTGCGTCGCGGCCCCATCAACGCTGACTCGAAACGTCACGCATTCATACAAACTCTGCAAACAAAGAAACGCGTCCCAGACTCTGACCCACTTTTTCGAATTACCCAGAGGCACGGGCAAGCCGGTAGCCCCCTCTCTTTATCCtctctacatccaccctgtcgagACCCCCTCGGGATCGAGACGGTtccgatcaagtcgcctctcactctGCTAAACCCGAGCGGATACAATACTCGGGAAGTTAGGCCGGGGGTAAAGTGCTATTGTTCACCCACCTCGTACTCCAGTTCCTCCGTCCGATCTACTTCATGGTGACCGCTGTCCAAATAGTCATTGGCGTCGTAGAACTCATTCCCGACGGGGGGACTGAAAGCAAGCGAGACAGAAGCTGTCAAACTATTTAGCTGCCAGCGAGGTTACCACTCAACGCAGGACACAGCTGATTCCAGGGAGCGGTAGGGGGAGCAGGGCAGTGCGGAGGAACCAGGGAGTGGGGTCCAGGGAGAGGATAGCTGTCCACAGTCTGTGTTTATTCAGGGGGAGGATCGCTGTACACAGTCTGTGTTTATTCAGGGGGAGGATTGCTGTACAGTctgtgtttattcagggtgaggatcgctGTACAGTctgtgtttattcagggtgaggattgcTGTACAGTCTGTGTTTATTCAGGGGGAGGATTGCTGTACACAGTCTGTGTTTATTCAGGGGAGGATCGCTGTACACAGTCTGTGTTTATTCAGCGTGAGGATTGCTGTACAGTCTGTGTTTATTCAGGGGGAGGATTGCTGTACACAGTCTGTGTTTATTCAGCGTGAGGATTGCTGTACAGTCTGTGTTTATTCAGGGGGAGGATTGCTGTACACAGTCTGTGTTTATTCAGCGTGAGGATTGCTGTACACAGTctgtgtttattcagggtgaggattgcTGTACAGTCTGTGTTTATTCAGGGGGAGGATTGCTGTACAGTCTGTGTTTATTCAGGGGGAGGATTGCTGTACAGTctgtgtttattcagggtgaggattgcTGTACAGTCTGTGTTTATTCAGGGTGTGGATCGCTGTACACAGTCTGTGTTTATCCAGGGGGAGGATTGCTGTTCACAGTCTGTGTTTATTCAGGGGGAGGATTGCTGTACAGTctgtgtttattcagggtgaggattgcTGTACAGTCTGTGTTTATTCAGGGTGTGGATCGCTGTACACAGTCTGTGTTTATCCAGGGGGAGGATTGCTGTTCACAGTCTGTGTTTATTCAGGGTGTGGATCGCTGTACACAGTCTGTGTTTATTCAGGGGGAGGATTGCTGTACAGTCTGTGTTTATTCAGGGGGAGGATTGCTGTACAGTctgtgtttattcagggtgaggattgcTGTACAGTCTGTGTTTATTCAGGGTGTGGATCGCTGTACACAGTCTGTGTTTATCCAGGGGGAGGATTGCTGTTCACAGTCTGTGTTTATTCAGGGTGTGGATCGCTGTACACAGTCTGTGTTTATCCAGGGGGAGGATTGCTGTTCACAGTctgtgtttattcagggtgaggattgcTGTACACAGTctgtgtttattcagggtgaggattgcTGTACAGTctgtgtttattcagggtgaggatcgctGTACACAGTctgtgtttattcagggtgaggattgcTGTACAGTctgtgtttattcagggtgaggatcgctGTACACAGTctgtgtttattcagggtgaggatcgctGTACACAGTCTGTGTTTATTCAGGGGGAGGATCGCTGTACAGTCTGTGTTTATTCAGGGGGAGGATCGCTGTACACAGTctgtgtttattcagggtgaggatcgctGTACACAGTctgtgtttattcagggtgaggatcgctGTACACAGTCTGTGTTTATTCAGGGGGAGGATCGCTGTACAGTCTGTGTTTATTCAGGGGGAGGATCGCTGTACAGTctgtgtttattcagggtgaggatcgctGTACACAGTCTGTGTTTATTCAGGGGGAGGATCGCTGTACACAGTCtatgtttattcagggtgaggatcgctGTACACAGTctgtgtttattcagggtgaggatcgctGTACACAGTCTGTGTTTATTCAGGGGGAGGATCGCTGTACACAGTctgtgtttattcagggtgaggatcgctGTACACAGTCTGTGTTTATTCAGGGGGAGGATCGCTGTACACAGTCTTTCTCTGGTTGTTGTTGTGAGTGTTGTTGATACTCACAGGTCAGGTTGAGTGTTGGGTTCCAGCTGTACAATCTGGGGTGATGGGGGCTGTACTTTCCTCAAGGCCATGATGTGTTCGAAGGTGATGTCTGTCTGGGTGCCATTGTCCACCAGTCGCAAATCCGGTATTGACGTTGCAACCttgcctctgggactgcgccgcaGGACCTGGATAACCAGGGGGTCCCGGGATGGCCGCAGGGTATCTGTGTACTGTTCCTGACTCACTTTACACAGCTCCTTATCGTGGGCCTGCATAGGAACGAGCCGGACAGCAAATTCAGTCAATCTGTGGCAACTGTTTAGAGACCCCAGGGGGAGGGCCCCACGGTGcagggagaccagggggagggcccCACGGTGCAGGGGGAGGGCCCCACGGTGCAGGGACCCCAGGGGGAGGGCCCCACGGTGCAGGGACCCCGGGGGCGGGCCCCACGGTGCAGGGACACCAGGGGGTGGGCCCCACGGTGCAGGGACACCAAGGGGAGGGCCGCACGGTGCAGGGGGAGGGCCTCACGGTGcagggagaccagggggagggcccCATGGTGCAGGAACCCCAGGGGGAGGGCCCCACGGTGCAGGGGGTGGGCCCCACGGTGCAGGGACCCCAGGGGGAGGGCCCCACGGTGCAGGGGGAGGGCCCCACGGTGcagggagaccagggggagggcccCACGGTGCAGGAACCCCAGGGGGAGGGCCCCACGGTGCAGGGGGAGGGCCCCACGGTGcagggagaccagggggagggtcCCACGGTGCAGGGAGACCAGGGGGTGGGCCCCACGGTGCAGGGACACCAGGGGGAGGGTCCCACGGTGCAGGGGGAGGGCCCCATGGAGCAGGTACACCAGGGGGAGGGTCCCACAGTGCAGGTACACCAGGGGGAGGGCCCCACGGTGCAGGTACACCAGGGGGAGGGTCCCACGGTGCAGGGACACCAGGAGGAGGGCCCCACGGTGCAGGGGGAGGGCCCCACGGTTgagggagaccagggggagggtcCCACGGTGCAGGGACACCAGGGGGAGGGCCCCACGGTGCAGGGGGAGGGCCCCACGGTGcagggagaccagggggagggcccCACGGTGCAGGGGGAGGGCCCCACGGTGcagggagaccagggggagggtcCCACGGTGcagggagac contains the following coding sequences:
- the LOC119955881 gene encoding PDZ domain-containing protein 4-like, yielding MTKHSLPAVSMVTGSSLRHGALGRRPTSPHTAHDKELCKVSQEQYTDTLRPSRDPLVIQVLRRSPRGKVATSIPDLRLVDNGTQTDITFEHIMALRKVQPPSPQIVQLEPNTQPDLPPVGNEFYDANDYLDSGHHEVDRTEELEYEEVELYKQSHQEKLGLTVCYRTDDENDTGIYVGEINPNGIAAKDGRIRTGDRIIQSLYIH